A stretch of the Solanum dulcamara chromosome 6, daSolDulc1.2, whole genome shotgun sequence genome encodes the following:
- the LOC129891697 gene encoding uncharacterized protein LOC129891697 yields the protein MLSIENIPPDPCHISLLKSSSSDERPSSDNKLVDLSNSDLDDNNNNKNFSIRDYVFRTRRKDIKTNWPFSQENLQLCLKHGVANDLLPPFQSDKGCAIDNPLTDKDNTVTSEEKHVELDDDPVSTSSSSGRICMPKLAVDCRNINSSGSDREKVFRTTITSRSCSEIDSVPTAQIRNRCSGAEAVNLPEPLVKEPPTSNKSGSTVQQSAKKCRLMVKLGNVTDQNVEEADTTTNSFMVSESMASKVCPVCKTFTSSSNTTLNAHIDQCLSGESSTVKWTSNPKVIKHRIKPRKTRLMVDIYVTAKSCTLEDLDRRNGTNWASNPTSSVREITEVPAVEKLEKPPPVNLECTANEGAVYIDANGTKLRILSKFNDEQLPSSKPVNDPLQKKMVDGDKRSKFILTKKRKKHHKLLKSASHTKRFCLPKPDHCSKIKSGQESTFSPRENVDKVDCRNKYLRSADQMVSNGLATIKQWACSKRTGLTRKISDKDNHQLSGGDMSAGMQSDNDVLPRTDSFKKRSCLVKSPRSSVCLPESSQRMGNMLLDQPQDEHSEEPPFLQKKVDFSSSQSPLPSSKKRSLVLQRCKGKLLKVDGHSVNNRPKITIDHALSVKNMRVGRNTDNSEINCQQSTPHPSFSSKARKFSSLRKNLSSVSEGPARDVKYNLKWKTASFKKSCVSSSSESEEGEACQTEGEKHCLRGNPRETNIQGSKSCDRVIVKTSEVLNIRKNREGIMGFNVEGTLGLKSSQSSAVTHSDNETGSILAGASDATGSVKANHQSQSDTTMDPAASEFAVRGDFMSFSKQMDARSDEMSGPAMSHCESQLFSEEYKGSFLGTKAAACSQDPILGIEGMIDGNVHDVAELGSNDDGQGNYFLEVDPIPIPGPPGSFLPSPGRMSSEDLHGSSSLTSSRIQSSADHLEFVDQDSSGSPTSAASTVSNSTMARTGSRYSGNLYDGGRDSSKMLKCHTGWEDKRSSISGSTVDLLVENSFALRQTANSGNDKDGLDKINANTLFPGKGTFRFTNDKPCCCVGKGGGTSQGFALNREESQLLQRRALAPSPFPASENQLSLDSFTRPNNILLKSNSFSLSDSSSGPETNGTAKSSATGYTQFGISADSEFKLPTRDSESFSPSASNPVLRLMGKDLMVINKDEDSPLKRSPHSNSTNDLANTRLRNEDLNSFCQVDAHSRLVSHFPQSGDPVQHFDVRLFNGFKSQDSYSRPQVQLSPTSPASFSCKSNGSGLMASSFGRQDYLGGCNLHTVRNGPNETCDMKKFVATPISHWKNATSVGTNAVREIIVIDDSPENEANSPYTTSMGKMQISSGYTSRVVDLCDNRPRGGSGVAQNANLPTQVNEIPAKTWNVNPDGCSLVHPSSFSASSSPAGPFRSSLYYSPGFS from the exons ATGTTATCCATTGAAAACATTCCACCAGATCCTTGTCATATCTCTCTACTGAAAAGTAGTAGTAGTGATGAAAGGCCTTCTTCTGATAATAAGCTAGTAGATCTGTCCAACTCTGACCTtgatgacaacaacaacaacaaaaatttcTCCATAAG GGATTATGTTTTTAGAACCAGGAGAAAGGACATCAAGACTAATTGGCCATTTTCTCAGGAAAATTTGCAGCTTTGTTTGAAGCATGGCGTGGCGAATGATTTGTTACCTCCTTTTCAATCTGATAAGGGATGTGCTATAGATAATCCTTTGACTGACAAGGACAATACAGTCACTTCTGAGGAGAAACATGTTGAGCTAGATGATGATCCTGTGTCCACTAGTTCTAGCAGTGGTAGAATATGTATGCCAAAACTAGCTGTGGATTGTAGAAATATCAACTCAAGTGGATCTGATAGAGAGAAGGTGTTTCGGACAACGATAACCAGTCGGTCTTGTTCTGAGATTGATTCAGTTCCAACAGCTCAAATAAGAAATCGTTGCTCAGGAGCAGAAGCTGTCAACTTGCCGGAACCTCTGGTCAAGGAACCTCCTACGTCAAACAAGAGCGGGAGCACAGTACAACAATCAGCGAAAAAGTGCAGATTAATGGTCAAATTGGGCAACGTTACAGATCAGAACGTAGAAGAGGCAGACACTACCACAAACAGTTTCATGGTGTCCGAGTCAATGGCTTCGAAAGTATGTCCGGTTTGCAAGACTTTCACATCCTCATCAAACACCACATTGAATGCTCACATCGATCAATGTCTCTCGGGAGAGTCATCAACAGTCAAGTGGACATcaaatcctaaggtgattaagCACAGGATAAAGCCAAGGAAAACAAGATTGATGGTGGATATCTATGTAACGGCTAAGAGCTGTACACTGGAGGATCTTGATAGGAGGAATGGAACCAACTGGGCCTCAAATCCGACCTCATCTGTTCGAGAGATCACTGAGGTACCTGCTGTTGAGAAACTGGAAAAGCCTCCTCCTGTGAACCTTGAATGCACTGCTAATGAAGGTGCTGTTTATATTGATGCCAATGGCACGAAGCTTCGAATTCTGTCCAAGTTCAATGATGAGCAGCTTCCATCATCAAAGCCGGTTAATGATCCTCTCCAGAAAAAAATGGTTGATGGAGATAAAAGAAGCAAATTCATTTtgacaaagaaaagaaagaaacatcACAAGCTTCTGAAATCTGCTTCTCATACTAAAAGGTTTTGCTTGCCCAAGCCAGATCACTGTTCCAag ATTAAGAGTGGTCAAGAGAGCACCTTTTCTCCAAGAGAAAATGTTGACAAAGTGGATTGCCGAAATAAGTACCTCAGATCTGCGGACCAGATGGTATCAAATGGATTGGCAACCATAAAACAATGGGCATGTTCAAAGAGAACTGGCCTTACAAGGAAGATCAGTGATAAGGACAACCATCAGCTTTCTGGAGGTGATATGTCAGCTGGCATGCAAAGTGACAATGATGTGTTGCCTCGAACTGATTCATTTAAAAAGAGAAGCTGTCTTGTGAAATCTCCAAGATCATCTGTTTGTTTGCCTGAGAGTAGCCAAAGAATGGGGAATATGCTGCTTGATCAGCCTCAAGATGAACATAGCGAAGAACCACCTTTTCTGCAAAAGAAAGTGGACTTTTCATCGTCTCAATCTCCACTCCCATCTAGCAAGAAGAGATCCCTAGTGTTACAAAGGTGCAAAGGAAAGCTTTTGAAGGTAGATGGCCATTCTGTAAACAATCGTCCGAAAATAACAATAGATCATGCACTTTCTGtgaaaaatatgagagttggGAGAAACACAGATAACTCTGAGATCAATTGTCAACAATCCACCCCTCATCCATCATTCTCCTCAAAAGCGAGGAAGTTTTCATCATTGAGGAAGAACCTTTCGTCCGTCAGTGAAGGGCCTGCTCGTGATGTTAAGTATAATTTGAAGTGGAAAACAGCTTCCTTTAAGAAGTCTTGTGTGAGCTCCAGCTCAGAATCTGAAGAAGGTGAAGCTTGCCAGACTGAAGGAGAGAAACATTGTTTAAGAGGAAATCCCAGAGAAACAAATATTCAAGGGAGCAAGAGTTGTGATAGGGTAATTGTTAAAACATCTGAAGTTTTGAACATCAGGAAAAATAGAGAGGGAATTATGGGCTTTAATGTGGAAGGCACTCTGGGCTTGAAGAGCTCACAATCCTCAGCTGTGACCCATTCTGATAATGAAACAGGCAGCATTTTAGCAGGTGCATCTGATGCTACAGGATCTGTGAAAGCGAATCATCAAAGTCAGAGTGATACGACTATGGATCCAGCTGCCTCTGAATTTGCTGTGAGGGgagattttatgagttttagcAAGCAAATGGATGCTAGATCTGATGAGATGTCTGGGCCTGCTATGTCTCATTGCGAGTCACAATTGTTTAGCGAAGAGTACAAAGGATCCTTTCTTGGAACCAAAGCTGCAGCATGTTCACAAGATCCTATTTTAGGCATTGAAGGGATGATTGATGGCAATGTCCATGATGTTGCTGAATTAGGATCTAACGACGATGGGCAAGGAAATTACTTTTTGGAGGTTGATCCAATCCCCATACCAGGACCACCGGGATCCTTTTTACCTAGTCCTGGTCGTATGAGCTCAGAAGACCTTCATGGTAGTTCATCATTAACCAGCAGCAGAATTCAATCTTCTGCAGATCATCTCGAATTCGTTGATCAGGATTCTTCTGGTTCGCCTACTTCTGCTGCATCAACAGTTTCTAACTCAACTATGGCTAGAACTGGCTCAAGATATTCGGGGAATTTGTATGATGGTGGAAGGGATTCGTCAAAAATGCTCAAATGCCACACTGGCTGGGAAGATAAAAGGTCTAGCATTTCGGGCAGCACTGTTGATCTTCTGGTGGAAAATTCGTTCGCACTACGTCAGACTGCAAATTCAGGAAATGATAAAGATGGACTGGACAAAATTAATGCAAATACGTTATTTCCTGGAAAAGGAACTTTCAGATTTACAAATGATAAGCCATGTTGTTGTGTCGGGAAAGGAGGAGGAACATCTCAAGGGTTTGCTTTGAATCGAGAAGAGTCGCAGCTGTTACAGCGACGGGCCTTGGCCCCTTCACCTTTTCCTGCCAGTGAGAATCAGCTGAGCCTTGATTCATTCACGAGACCTAATAACATCTTATTGAAGAGCAACTCATTTTCTCTTAGTGACTCGAGTTCAGGACCTGAAACAAATGGCACCGCTAAATCATCGGCCACGGGATATACTCAATTTGGTATTTCTGCTGATTCTGAGTTCAAGCTCCCAACTCGTGATTCTGAGTCTTTTAGTCCATCTGCTTCTAATCCAGTTCTCAGGCTGATGGGAAAGGATTTAATGGTCATCAACAAAGATGAAGATTCCCCACTGAAAAGATCACCCCACTCAAATTCCACGAATGACCTGGCAAACACTAGACTTCGTAACGAGGATCTGAACTCCTTCTGTCAGGTGGATGCGCATAGTCGTCTTGTCTCTCACTTCCCTCAAAGTGGTGATCCAGTACAGCATTTTGATGTCAGATTGTTCAATGGTTTCAAAAGTCAAGACAGTTACTCAAGGCCACAAGTACAGCTATCCCCTACATCTCCAGCCTCATTTTCGTGTAAGAGTAATGGCAGTGGATTGATGGCTTCCTCTTTTGGCAGACAAGACTATTTAGGTGGGTGCAATTTACATACTGTGCGAAATGGACCAAATGAGACATGTGATATGAAGAAGTTTGTAGCCACTCCCATCTCTCATTGGAAAAATGCAACTTCAGTTGGGACTAATGCTGTCCGAGAAATTATTGTAATTGATGATTCTCCAGAAAACGAGGCTAATTCTCCATACACCACGAGCATGGGGAAAATGCAGATTAGCTCGGGCTATACCTCAAGGGTTGTGGATCTCTGTGACAATAGACCGCGTGGTGGATCTGGAGTAGCTCAGAATGCAAATTTGCCTACTCAAGTGAACGAGATTCCTGCCAAGACGTGGAATGTCAACCCAGACGGTTGTAGTTTAGTTCATCCAAGCTCTTTCTCGGCTTCCTCATCACCTGCAGGCCCTTTTAGATCATCTTTATATTATTCTCCAGGCTTTTCATAA
- the LOC129891699 gene encoding PRA1 family protein G2, whose protein sequence is MPSEPTSVTTATYTTIPISGGDVINRSIQNLYTFLSRSRPWPEFLAGASAVDIPTSFSDAAIRVRRNFKYFSVNYAIVISACAACSLIGSPVLLIFASLISASWLILLFFREDPMVVLGHQVSDLAVISVLVTVSASTVWFTGILNNLMIGIVIGVLLSVIHGGLRNPEGLFVDEDDAVSTGLISNAERGSS, encoded by the coding sequence atgCCATCAGAACCGACCTCCGTCACCACGGCCACCTACACCACCATCCCGATTTCCGGCGGTGATGTCATCAACCGGTCCATTCAAAATCTCTACACCTTCCTTTCCCGAAGTCGACCGTGGCCGGAATTTCTCGCCGGAGCAAGCGCCGTGGACATTCCGACATCCTTCTCCGATGCTGCAATTCGCGTCCGCCGGAACTTCAAATACTTCTCCGTCAACTATGCCATTGTCATATCTGCTTGCGCAGCTTGTTCACTAATCGGATCAcctgttttattgattttcgcCAGTTTGATTTCTGCGTCATGGTTGATTCTTCTGTTCTTCCGGGAGGATCCTATGGTTGTTCTAGGGCATCAAGTTAGCGATCTAGCTGTAATTTCCGTTCTGGTGACTGTTTCTGCAAGTACTGTTTGGTTTACCGGAATTTTAAACAATTTGATGATTGGTATAGTGATTGGAGTTTTGTTGTCAGTGATTCATGGAGGTTTGAGGAATCCAGAAGGGTTGTTTGTGGATGAAGACGACGCCGTTTCTACTGGATTGATTTCAAATGCTGAAAGAGGATCTTCTTGA
- the LOC129891698 gene encoding uncharacterized protein LOC129891698, giving the protein MDEEGTPIVDTQSLTIKIANSGQKKLIANTATSSPYNSPSVISPPSSAFVSALQSPYISPRATLVTNPTQENQETPIAPPTSVVHPSPPVSYCGSQSDDVPSTSYTPPPERYDFSDDPTDTKLKIVTCVPVSGPETDPRISFSFPVPRISFAKGSISPASNTKLRSCDVYIGFHGQNPNLVRFCKWLKSELELQGIACFIADRAKYADNQSHEIADRVICSVTFGVIVVTGCSFFNHLSLEEIRFFAQKKNLIPLFFNTDANEIASLFNRNGDTKKCKEALDVILKCHDLRLETNESNWRSCVSKTAGILRAKLGRKSVVEKCTEGFEELPFPRNKSFVGREKEIIDIETTLFGSGDSFEQESAVPIVKGGTPGQSEGLADDESEADAGRGKYINLEIGKNTETNKEAWVERNSLKRPKYRKSRSGKDKNLSMSVVCINGLPGVGKTDLALEFAYRYSQRYKMVLWVGGEARYFRQNILNLSLNLELDVSADAEKERGRIRSFDEQESEAFKRVKREMFRDMPYLLIIDNLETEKEWWEGKDLHDLIPTNTGGTHVIITTQLNRVMNFDPLQLQPLATPDAMILIRGRRKKEYPAVEVEFLHKFDERLGRSSFGLWVVGSLLSELAILPSALFEAVNQVPVEETTSCCNLSIPHQQFCRTNPFLMKTLVFCTALLQQSNDSRDSVASRMLQVGAWFAPAPISVNLLAAASKKIPVNRNRFKKWTKCMKVALCFYSGHCLTSQAWKSEEESALLLVKLGLARKANRQTGCWIQFHPITQIFAKRKDGLVAAKANVQGARKLGNPITDSDHLWACAFLVFGFKSEPPVVQLKAMDMVFFIRKTALPLAISAFTTFSRCNSALELLKVCTNVLEEAEKSFVSQIQDWCHGSLCWKKKLQSNQRVDEYVWQEVTLLKATLLETRAKLLLRGGHFDSGEDLCRTCISIRTVMLGHNHAQTLAAQQTLAKLVRMRSKI; this is encoded by the coding sequence ATGGATGAAGAGGGAACTCCTATTGTTGATACTCAATCCCTCACCATCAAGATTGCAAATTCAGGTCAGAAGAAACTGATAGCAAACACAGCAACATCATCACCATATAACTCCCCTTCTGTTATCTCTCCTCCATCTTCTGCATTTGTTTCAGCATTACAATCACCTTACATTTCTCCAAGGGCCACTTTAGTTACAAATCCAACtcaagaaaatcaagaaactCCCATTGCTCCTCCTACCTCAGTTGTCCATCCATCCCCACCAGTCTCATACTGCGGTTCGCAATCTGATGATGTTCCCAGCACCTCCTACACTCCACCACCagaaagatatgatttttctgaTGATCCTACAGACACAAAGCTCAAGATTGTCACCTGTGTCCCTGTTTCAGGACCGGAGACTGATCCCAGGATATCCTTTTCTTTCCCTGTCCCTCGAATTTCGTTTGCCAAGGGCTCCATTTCACCTGCTTCCAATACCAAACTTAGAAGCTGTGATGTGTATATAGGATTCCATGGTCAGAACCCGAATTTAGTACGCTTCTGCAAGTGGCTCAAATCAGAACTTGAGCTTCAGGGAATTGCTTGTTTTATTGCTGATAGAGCAAAGTATGCAGATAATCAAAGCCATGAGATTGCTGACCGAGTTATATGCTCAGTAACCTTTGGTGTCATAGTTGTAACTGGTTGTAGCTTTTTCAACCATCTTAGCTTGGAGGAAATAAGATTCTTCGCGCAAAAGAAGAACTTGATTCCGTTGTTCTTTAACACGGATGCCAATGAAATTGCAAGTCTTTTTAACCGTAATGGTGATACCAAGAAATGTAAAGAGGCACTGGATGTAATACTAAAGTGCCATGATCTTAGATTGGAGACAAATGAGAGTAATTGGAGATCCTGTGTTTCGAAAACAGCTGGGATATTAAGGGCCAAACTTGGCAGGAAAAGTGTTGTAGAAAAGTGTACAGAAGGCTTTGAAGAGTTGCCCTTTCCAAGGAATAAAAGTTTTGTGGGAAGAGAGAAAGAAATTATCGATATAGAGACGACTCTTTTTGGCTCTGGGGATTCTTTCGAGCAAGAAAGTGCAGTCCCAATTGTCAAAGGAGGAACACCTGGACAATCTGAAGGTCTAGCAGATGATGAAAGTGAAGCTGATGCTGGCAGAGGCAAATACATAAATCTAGAGATAGGAAAGAACACGGAAACAAATAAAGAAGCTTGGGTCGAACGAAATTCATTGAAGAGGCCAAAGTACAGAAAATCAAGAAGTGGGAAGGATAAGAATTTGAGTATGAGTGTTGTATGCATAAATGGCTTGCCTGGTGTTGGAAAGACAGACCTCGCTTTGGAATTTGCTTACAGGTATTCACAAAGGTACAAGATGGTCTTGTGGGTAGGGGGTGAAGCTCGCTACTTTCGACAGAACATATTGAACTTGTCTCTAAATTTGGAGCTGGATGTGAGTGCCGATGCTGAGAAGGAAAGAGGGAGGATAAGGAGTTTTGATGAGCAAGAATCAGAAGCATTCAAGAGAGTTAAAAGGGAGATGTTCCGCGACATGCCATATTTACTAATTATAGACAATTTAGAGACTGAGAAGGAGTGGTGGGAAGGAAAGGATCTTCATGATTTGATACCAACTAACACTGGTGGTACCCATGTCATTATCACAACACAACTCAACCGGGTTATGAACTTTGATCCGTTGCAGCTTCAGCCATTGGCCACACCTGATGCCATGATTTTGATAAGGGGAAGACGTAAAAAGGAGTATCCGGCTGTTGAGGTAGAATTCCTCCATAAATTTGATGAGAGATTGGGAAGGTCTAGTTTTGGTCTGTGGGTGGTTGGTTCCTTGCTATCGGAGCTTGCAATTTTGCCATCTGCTCTTTTTGAAGCTGTGAATCAGGTTCCAGTTGAAGAAACCACAAGTTGCTGTAATCTATCCATTCCACATCAACAATTCTGTAGAACCAATCCATTTTTAATGAAAACATTGGTTTTTTGTACAGCCCTCTTGCAACAAAGCAACGATAGCAGGGACTCCGTTGCTTCAAGAATGCTTCAGGTAGGAGCATGGTTTGCTCCAGCACCTATCTCGGTGAATTTACTGGCAGCAGCTTCAAAGAAAATTCCTGTAAACAGAAACAGGTTCAAAAAGTGGACTAAATGTATGAAGGTTGCTCTATGCTTCTACTCAGGCCATTGCCTGACAAGCCAAGCATGGAAGAGCGAAGAGGAATCAGCACTACTTCTAGTTAAACTGGGTTTGGCACGAAAAGCCAACAGGCAAACAGGATGCTGGATACAATTCCATCCCATCACGCAGATTTTTGCTAAAAGGAAAGATGGACTAGTTGCTGCTAAAGCCAATGTACAAGGTGCAAGGAAACTTGGAAACCCGATAACAGATTCTGACCATCTTTGGGCATGTGCTTTCCTTGTGTTTGGTTTCAAGTCCGAACCACCAGTAGTTCAGCTCAAGGCAATGGACATGGTTTTCTTCATCAGAAAAACAGCTCTTCCTTTGGCAATTAGCGCCTTCACAACATTCTCAAGATGCAACTCGGCCTTGGAACTCTTGAAGGTCTGCACAAATGTGCTCGAAGAAGCAGAGAAGTCATTTGTTTCTCAAATACAGGATTGGTGCCACGGATCTCTGTGCTGGAAAAAGAAGCTGCAATCCAACCAAAGAGTGGACGAGTATGTTTGGCAAGAGGTGACATTATTGAAAGCTACCCTGCTGGAAACTAGAGCAAAGCTGCTACTAAGAGGAGGCCATTTTGATAGCGGAGAGGATCTTTGCAGAACCTGCATTAGTATCCGAACCGTAATGCTGGGTCATAACCATGCTCAAACTTTGGCTGCTCAACAAACACTAGCCAAATTAGTAAGGATGAGGAGCAAAATATGA
- the LOC129891700 gene encoding WPP domain-interacting protein 2-like, producing the protein MDLEDQNSASKSVQDNEEMTTPARFENGNQTKVESSNGSSPPGDNSNNNNLDDVKGKGIEIKEVEDYSTPLVKSSPTTKGFGLKKWKRMKRDAQRQDGDSSVNSGKLLKRGLASEVDNSGKPVNFSAGRIQKSDGSVSSTNAVFRNTGVLVDGFGVIADSGLAIGPFFHAVSESENSEDRSSRSSTAAIAPKARYEAPVPPGYPSEKHWLRSLSGKSLSTSAQKPHQGKGRAETSKKPRGERVKIEKQNSRSSMESDSQSSNFLFMQGNFATSNGTKGERSMIYDGESSDEAQDRERPIVEELQAGLERGNDRESENVSQEDLAAESPWEVEEEKSENHGSSTDHDPLMESIFSFQAAQEALASEIQKFKEIGKDIISGHSLEDVGIPSTFTTDDSDFPRPSASVLSQNWNGAQHSLNSLESEVFSLKQNILLLQNKVQKAADLVKSKEARITELEAILGSSSKSEEEVIESEFEGLFRQKIEAEVQYLTMSTTAQQLSSAAVDQLTLLEEQKTLAIEQARMVHMLGDAEAKATVLKTQAVKLESYCEDLASTDEKLKLQKKVCKYSWCFFIQLVLLAVVVGLFLMQMSLDHDELVPT; encoded by the exons ATGGACTTGGAAGATCAAAATTCAGCTAGTAAATCGGTCCAGGATAATGAAGAAATGACCACACCGGCAAGATTTGAAAATGGTAATCAAACCAAGGTAGAAAGTAGTAATGGGTCTAGTCCTCCTGgggataatagtaataataataatttagatgaCGTAAAAGGCAAGGGAATTGAAATTAAGGAGGTTGAGGATTATTCAACTCCGCTGGTCAAATCCTCTCCAACAACTAAGGGGTTCGGGTTAAAGAAATGGAAAAGGATGAAGAGGGACGCACAGCGTCAGGATGGGGATAGTAGTGTAAACAGCGGTAAGCTGTTGAAACGGGGTTTGGCGAGTGAGGTTGATAATTCAGGAAAACCTGTAAATTTTTCTGCTGGAAGGATCCAAAAAAGTGATGGATCTGTTTCATCTACGAATGCAGTATTCAGGAATACTGGAGTTCTGGTTGATGGCTTTGGTGTAATCGCTGACTCTGGTTTGGCTATTGGGCCGTTTTTCCATGCTGTATCGGAATCAGAGAACAGCGAGGATCGGAGTAGTAGGTCTTCTACTGCAGCTATTGCGCCAAAGGCAAGGTATGAAGCACCTGTGCCCCCTGGTTATCCATCTGAAAAGCATTGGTTGAGGAGTTTGAGTGGGAAGAGCTTGAGCACATCAGCTCAGAAACCTCATCAGGGAAAAGGTCGGGCTGAAACTAGTAAAAAGCCTAGAGGAGAAAGGGTCAAAATCGAGAAGCAAAACTCTCGGTCCAGCATGGAATCTGACTCGCAAAGCTCTAATTTTCTCTTTATGCAGGGTAACTTTGCTACAAGTAATGGTACAAAAGGTGAAAGGTCAATGATCTATGATGGAGAATCCAGTGATGAAGCTCAGGACAGAGAAAGACCAATTGTTGAGGAACTTCAGGCTGGTCTCGAGAGAGGAAATGATAGGGAGTCTGAAAATGTGTCACAAGAAGATCTAGCTGCTGAATCTCCATGGGAagttgaggaagagaagagTGAGAATCACGGTTCATCTACTGATCACGATCCACTGATGGAATCTATCTTCAGCTTCCAGGCTGCTCAAGAAGCTCTTGCTAGTG AAATTCAGAAATTCAAAGAAATCGGAAAAGATATTATCTCTGGTCATTCGCTTGAGGATGTTGGTATACCTTCAACTTTTACTACAGATGACTCAGATTTCCCTAGACCAAGCGCATCCGTTCTTTCACAGAACTGGAATGGTGCTCAACATTCTCTTAACTCTTTGGAGTCTGAAGTGTTTAGCCTAAAGCAGAATATATTACTGTTGCAAAACAAGGTTCAGAAGGCAGCTGACCTGGTTAAATCCAAGGAAGCAAGAATTACTGAACTTGAAGCCATTTTAGGTAGTAGCTCAAAGAGTGAAGAAGAGGTTATTGAAAGCGAGTTCGAGGGTCTCTTCAGACAGAAAATAGAAGCTGAAGTTCAGTATTTGACAATGTCAACAACAGCCCAACAGTTGAGTAGTGCAGCAGTGGATCAACTTACCCTCTTGGAAGAACAGAAGACCTTAGCTATAGAACAAGCACGGATGGTGCACATGCTAGGAGATGCCGAAGCAAAGGCTACAGTGCTCAAGACACAAGCTGTGAAGTTGGAAAGTTACTGTGAAGATTTAGCAAGCACTGATGAAAAGCTAAAGCTACAGAAGAAAGTCTGTAAGTACAGTTGGTGTTTTTTCATACAGTTGGTGTTGTTGGCCGTTGTCGTCGGACTGTTTCTGATGCAGATGTCTCTTGATCATGATGAACTTGTACCCACCTAA